The following proteins are encoded in a genomic region of Tigriopus californicus strain San Diego chromosome 6, Tcal_SD_v2.1, whole genome shotgun sequence:
- the LOC131881750 gene encoding protein C1orf43 homolog: MATEQLSGTIVLIIIAISVQACIMLIIFAKRQIMRFALRNRSGPHMHVGQGAPKAFRREVDRHLEWINHIRQEPQLNMVKINAEKPQHFFRAQAMEAFHQLERAIAGYSANYARPPCSSIRTFLHKCTNGPLFSMDARDIDLLADEYDRARYHYEPFEQKELQTFTERISKLRGCLSRNRANKPHPSPMPAVSLNLGEEDKGRHRKKWSNNKDYANNSANCGTGSPFSKHSTQRGSSRVTLLAPSPSAKDFKSGKNISVDV, from the exons ATGGCCACCGAGCAACTCTCGGGCACCATTGTGCTCATCATCATTGCCATTAGCGTGCAAGCTTGCATCATGCTCATCATTTTCGCCAAACGGCAAATCATGCGCTTTGCCTTGCGGAATCGGAGTGGACCCCACATGCATGTGGGACAAG GTGCACCCAAGGCTTTTCGGAGGGAAGTGGATCGGCACTTGGAGTGGATCAACCATATTCGCCAGGAACCTCAATTGAACATGGTCAAGATCAACGCCGAGAAGCCGCAGCACTTTTTCCGGGCCCAAGCTATGGAGGCCTTTCACCAATTGGAACGAGCCATTGCGGGTTATAGCGCCAATTACGCTCGACCGCCCTGTTCCAGTATCCGAACCTTCCTCCACAAGTGCACCAATGGGCCTTTGTTCAGTATGGATGCGCGAGACATTGACCTTTTGGCTGACGAATACGATCGGGCTCGATATCATTACGAGCCCTTCGAACAGAAGGAACTCCAG ACCTTTACAGAGCGGATCTCTAAGCTGCGGGGGTGTTTGTCCCGGAATCGTGCCAACAAACCTCATCCGTCGCCGATGCCCGCCGTTTCACTCAATCTGGGCGAAGAAGACAAGGGCCGACACCGCAAGAAATGGTCCAACAACAAAGACTACGCCAATAATAGTGCTAATTGTGGGACAGGGTCACCATTTTCCAAGCATTCAACCCAGCGGGGCAGTTCTCGTGTGACGTTATTAGCACCTTCACCGAGTGCGAAAGACTTTAAGAGTGGGAAGAACATTTCCGTGGATGTGTGA